The Onychomys torridus unplaced genomic scaffold, mOncTor1.1, whole genome shotgun sequence genome segment GTGTGcacaaaaaaaacaacatttgACTGGCATGAGTATATATCAGGTAATATTTAAAAGTGAATTACAAACAATATGGCATgataaaaatattcaagaaaataagGAATCCTATGTAACTGGGATTCTGGCTTTAGAAAGTCACAGTACACTAGGAATAGCTAATCTCCACAGAAATCAAACATTGAACATAATGGTGAAAGGTGAGAAAGGAACTTAGTACATATAGTTGTATTGAATAGCCGTGTCTTCATAAGAACTCCATGATTAAACAGGGAAAAAGCATAAAAACTACTGTGTCATGTTGGGCTCTGGTTTTTACTGTCTCAGTCTGATCACACAGTCTCAGCTATGTCTAGGTAATTACAGTTGACTTTGCTTAGAAAGGCAACCACTGTTTAATTGAGAGGGGAGTGTTACTAGATGTTTATTTGCTTTGCAAGGTGTTTTATCATTTAGAATACTAATATTTGTTCCCTGTTAATATTTATTACTTCTTATGGGGTCAGCCTCACCAGTGAGTCACCTGCCTACAATCCTCCATTGTTGAAGCAAAGAAATGACTACTTGGTGGTCCTTTGTAGTACAGAATACATGGTGCAAAATACAGCAGTTAATAAAGTGTAAAGatcctggttattttttttttttactcttggaAAGTGATTATACTGGCTTGAGAAAAACACCATGCTTATCCTCAAAGTTGAGCAACGATTTGCCATAAAGTTTAAGAAAATCAAATGCAAAGGAAACTGTTGGAGAGATGTCAAGCTTTTCTCTTAACATTAGCTTTCCATTGGGCACTTGCTGTGGTTTTAGGTAAAGTATTTAAAAccctattattattttcttaagaatTCTTGATAAAAACTGGTAAGAGTTGATAGAAATGCTTAGCAAATTTATCCAATTTCTGTTACCCAAACATATAGCTGTCTAATACAAATGCAAGTTTGTGGCTGCAGAACTAAGTGAAACCTCTACATTTCATTTTTAGCTTTGAGGTATTTTATTCTTctgcattttcctttgtttattaCTGTGTACTTGTGCACAGTAACTTTGTATTATATGTGCTAATGTGATCTCTTCATGCACGTAGACTTACTATATTAAGGTATATTTAGACATAGCTTTATACCAATCTATCATGCCTCTATTGTTCAAAGATTCAAAATTATTTGTTATAGCTTGCTGAAATAGACACAGTATTCATAAAAAACAACAGATTAACacttaaatgaaaacaagatcTCTCCAAATGGCAAAAATTCTTCTTAGTCTAATTATGACTACTTACTTAAAAATAAGGCTAATTTATACCACACATTGCCCATGCTACTCAGACTTTATTTTAAACTGGTAAGGAGTTAAGGTTCTATAGCTCAATTGTAGATTGTGATTAGCATATGGAGAGCCTTAAGGATAATCaaaggagaatgagagagagagagagagagagagagagagagagagagagagagagagagagaggaaggaagtcaAAGAGAAGTGAGCAAGGGAATGGAGAAGGAtgtaaagacagacacagagagaatatagagtagggagagagagggagagaaggtaaGATtatgagaggaaagaagaaagaaataagagctTTTGGAAATGTATTTGTACCTTAAGTGTGGTATCTTGACCCCTTTCCACTGAGCATTTCTGTATGTCAGTATTATCATTTGTGTGatgttaatttttattcattgtttctttACTCTTGAAGAGCCTTAAAGGAATCCAGTATGACCAATGTCACTGCAATAACTGGATTCATCCTCATGGGGTTCTCTGACATCCAGGAGCTACAGACTTTATGTGGAGTGCTCTTCCTAGTGATGTACGTGGCAGCTGTAATAAGTAATCTCATCATCATCATTCTTATCACCATTGACCTGCAGCTTCAaacacccatgtacttcttcctgaaGAATTTGTCTTTGCTGGATACCTTTTTTGTGTCCGTTCCAATACCAAATTTCTTTGTCAATAGCCTAACTCACAACAATTCCATTTCCATTCTTGGTTGTGTCTTCCAGGTATTTTTAATGAGTACATTTGCAGCAGGAGAagtatttgtcctgactgccatgtcctatgaccgctatgttgCCATTTGCAATCCTCTGCACTATGATGTCATTATGAATGAGGGTACCTGTGTTCTTATGGTGAGTGTTTCCTGGGCGACTGGGGCACTCTTTGGAGCCATATATACAGCTGGCACATTTTCCATGCCCTTCTGTGGTTCCAACATGATCCCGCAAATTTTTTGTGATATCCCTTCATTGCTAAGGATTTCATGCTCCAAAACACTTGTGGTCATTTACTCAAGTCTTGGAATTGGTGTTTGTGTGGGCATATCTTGCTTTATCTGTGTGGCAATCTCttacttttacattttctccACTGTGCTTAAGATTCCTACTACTAAAGGTCAGTCCAAAGCATTTTCCACATGCATCCCCCACCTCACTGTTTTcactgttttcattgctactgccTGCTTCATCTATGTGAAGCTACCCTCCCATGTACCGTCATTTACagacaggtttttttctgtgCTCTACACTGTGCTACCTCCAGTACTTAATCCTGTGATCTACAGCCTGAAGAACACTGATGTCAAGTGTGCTCTGAGGAGGTGGCAGCAAAATCTCTGCcaatgtttttcatttcattaaacaCTTTAAAGTATCTGTCAGTGATATAGTGTCTCAAGAGTTACAAgcaaattttgtcatttttgac includes the following:
- the LOC118576055 gene encoding olfactory receptor 14A2-like translates to MTNVTAITGFILMGFSDIQELQTLCGVLFLVMYVAAVISNLIIIILITIDLQLQTPMYFFLKNLSLLDTFFVSVPIPNFFVNSLTHNNSISILGCVFQVFLMSTFAAGEVFVLTAMSYDRYVAICNPLHYDVIMNEGTCVLMVSVSWATGALFGAIYTAGTFSMPFCGSNMIPQIFCDIPSLLRISCSKTLVVIYSSLGIGVCVGISCFICVAISYFYIFSTVLKIPTTKGQSKAFSTCIPHLTVFTVFIATACFIYVKLPSHVPSFTDRFFSVLYTVLPPVLNPVIYSLKNTDVKCALRRWQQNLCQCFSFH